A genomic region of Rhodohalobacter sp. 614A contains the following coding sequences:
- a CDS encoding glycosyltransferase: MQNILFIVQTNTVSGAEIVLENYLKEMDENENLFLLTNNEVKNFYSEVFKETNIYSKKSMKRVYFSKNPFNYLQFISYILINIFAIHKIVKKHQIDVLYGNNSIDTVLITMYKMLADNRIKVVAHLHSIIEKNSMIGSFLDRFAHRLDHIIVPSNATKQSVKELIGNRTPVTTVYNGIDIPEKKKKTDYSSVASSLGLPEGKQIIAFVGAVEGRKRPDLFLSIIQNLSKLRDDFFAIIVGKTENEELKETLQKRIKEEELPVKIIGLVDYEVMMSLYEIIDYLILTSDRDPLPTVILESMAHGKIAISRDVDGAREMIQHQENGFLFPYEMSSEDAAKIVNDALGLSDEEKELIRKNARETINKTFNNQIKSEKINSILQSL, encoded by the coding sequence ATGCAAAACATTCTTTTTATAGTACAAACGAATACCGTAAGTGGAGCGGAGATTGTACTTGAGAATTATTTGAAAGAGATGGATGAAAACGAGAATCTGTTTCTTTTGACAAATAATGAGGTTAAAAATTTCTATTCAGAAGTTTTTAAAGAGACGAATATCTATTCCAAAAAAAGTATGAAGCGGGTTTATTTCAGCAAGAATCCCTTCAACTACCTGCAATTTATTTCTTATATCCTTATCAATATTTTTGCCATACATAAGATTGTGAAGAAACATCAGATCGATGTTTTATATGGCAACAACAGTATCGATACCGTATTGATTACCATGTATAAGATGTTGGCAGATAACAGGATAAAGGTTGTTGCCCACCTGCACAGTATCATAGAAAAGAACAGCATGATCGGATCATTTCTGGACCGGTTTGCCCATCGGTTGGATCACATAATTGTGCCGTCGAACGCGACAAAACAATCAGTCAAGGAATTGATTGGAAACAGAACTCCCGTTACGACCGTCTATAACGGAATTGATATTCCGGAGAAAAAGAAAAAAACGGACTACTCATCAGTGGCTTCATCGCTTGGCTTGCCGGAAGGAAAGCAGATAATTGCATTTGTGGGAGCAGTAGAAGGCCGAAAGAGACCGGATTTGTTTCTATCAATCATTCAAAATTTATCGAAATTGAGAGACGATTTTTTTGCGATTATTGTAGGTAAAACAGAGAATGAAGAGTTGAAAGAAACTTTACAAAAGCGAATAAAAGAAGAAGAGTTACCCGTAAAAATTATTGGTCTGGTTGATTATGAGGTGATGATGTCGCTCTATGAAATCATTGATTATTTGATTTTAACCAGCGACAGAGATCCGCTGCCAACCGTGATATTGGAAAGTATGGCACACGGAAAGATTGCCATTTCCAGGGATGTAGACGGCGCACGTGAAATGATTCAGCATCAAGAAAATGGATTCTTGTTCCCGTATGAGATGTCATCTGAAGATGCTGCAAAAATCGTAAATGATGCTTTAGGACTTTCAGATGAAGAGAAGGAATTAATTCGCAAAAATGCACGAGAAACGATTAACAAAACTTTCAACAATCAAATTAAAAGTGAAAAGATAAACTCGATTTTACAGTCTTTATAG